The Deinococcus humi genome has a segment encoding these proteins:
- a CDS encoding helix-turn-helix domain-containing protein produces MTRARLLLLSDGGLLDRGVAERQGVSPATVASIRRKYTQGGLEAALYEKARPKQPPKLNAEQTAILIAEVCSAPDGRETWTMQLLADRLVTLGVVDSISDETVRRTLKKTRSNRGRFKVGV; encoded by the coding sequence ATGACCCGCGCGCGTCTCCTGCTTCTGAGCGATGGGGGCCTGCTTGATCGAGGCGTCGCCGAGCGGCAGGGCGTAAGTCCCGCGACCGTCGCGTCGATCCGCAGGAAGTATACCCAAGGCGGCCTGGAAGCCGCCCTCTACGAGAAAGCACGGCCTAAACAGCCGCCCAAACTAAACGCGGAGCAAACGGCGATCTTGATCGCCGAAGTGTGCTCGGCCCCAGACGGGCGGGAGACATGGACGATGCAACTGCTGGCCGATCGTCTGGTGACGCTGGGTGTGGTAGACAGCATCAGTGACGAAACGGTGCGGCGAACACTGAAAAAAACGCGCTCAAACCGTGGCAGGTTCAAAGTTGGTGTGTAG
- a CDS encoding 4'-phosphopantetheinyl transferase family protein — protein MHSSVRQSRVPESEVTVWLLNLESGLYRLPALNVLLSEDEKARGQTFRSARDRDRYVITHALKRLILGRVLGQQPDALTFGTGPFGKPHLKGGRLHFSLSRSGDHALLAHVWDCRIGVDLEQVRPLPELDLIAAQRFSIASQATLFSAEQHRLVTFFDLWTGHEAVLKATGAGLSHHLSASEDAGTYQNLALMEGYRAAVAVEGSNWFVSTRDHSDVVSCWPSFIFVPPYG, from the coding sequence ATGCATTCTTCTGTTCGGCAAAGCAGAGTCCCCGAATCAGAAGTGACGGTCTGGCTTCTGAATTTGGAAAGTGGGCTCTATCGCCTCCCGGCCCTCAACGTGCTGCTCTCGGAGGATGAAAAAGCCAGAGGACAGACATTTCGTTCCGCGCGCGACCGAGATCGTTACGTGATCACCCACGCTTTGAAGAGGCTCATTCTGGGCCGAGTTTTAGGCCAACAGCCTGATGCCTTGACCTTTGGAACTGGACCCTTCGGCAAACCACACCTCAAAGGGGGGCGGCTGCACTTCAGCCTGTCACGATCAGGGGATCATGCTTTGCTGGCTCACGTCTGGGACTGTCGGATTGGCGTTGATCTTGAGCAGGTCCGTCCGCTTCCAGAGCTGGACCTGATTGCCGCTCAACGCTTCTCCATCGCCAGTCAGGCAACATTGTTCTCGGCTGAACAACATCGACTCGTCACTTTTTTTGATCTCTGGACTGGCCATGAGGCCGTGCTCAAAGCCACTGGAGCTGGCTTGAGCCACCACCTGTCGGCGTCAGAAGACGCAGGAACGTACCAGAATCTCGCTTTGATGGAAGGCTACCGCGCTGCGGTTGCGGTCGAAGGCTCAAACTGGTTTGTCAGCACACGCGATCACAGCGACGTCGTCAGCTGTTGGCCGAGTTTCATTTTTGTTCCCCCCTATGGATAG